Below is a genomic region from Helicobacter pylori.
AAAGTTTGATAAATCGGCACGCAATCTTTCAAATCGCTAGGGAAAGCCTCTAATCTTTCGCCCTTTCTTTCATAAGCCACGCACACCTTAATCGCATCAATCCCGTCTAAAACATCTAATTTCATTAAAGCTAATTGCGTGCAACCATTCAAAGCACAAGCGTATTTTAAAGCCACCAAATCCAGCCACCCGCAACGCCTTGGGCGCTTGGTTGTCGTGCCAAACTCCGCACCCTTAGTCCTTAAATGATCGCCCATGGGTGTAGAATCTTCGCTAGGGAAAGGCCCATTACCCACACGAGTGGAGTAGGCTTTTGTGATGCCTATGACTTCATTGATCGCTTTAGGGTTTAAGCCGGTGCTCACGCATGCGCTAGCACTCGTGGTGTTAGAGCTTGTTACAAAAGGGTAAGTCCCTAAATCAATGTCTAAAAGCGTGCCTTGCGCCCCTTCTAATAGGATTTTTTCACCCTTTTGGTTCGCTTCTATCAGCATGCTTGTCGTGTCTTTGATAAAGGGGCAAATTTTGGGAACATAAGTCTTAAAATATTCCCTCAAATCTTTTTCGTAATCCTCGCCCAAATCATACGCTTCTTTAAAAGGCTCAATAGCTTTGAAATGAGCGTTTAGCTTTTCTTCTAAGATTTTATCGTCTAATAAATCCCCCATTCTTATCCCGCTTCTGGCCATTTTATCCTCATAACAAGGGCCTATGCCTTTTTTAGTCGTGCCGATGTTTTGAGATTTTTCTTTAAAAGCGTCTTTTTTGGCATGATAGGGCAAGATCACATGGGCTCTGTCGCTGATAAACAAACGATTTTCTAAATCCTCAAACGCGCTGATTTCTTCGCACAAATCCTTAACGCTCACGACCACCGCGCTAGAAATGATGTTCTTGCATTTGGGGTATAAAACCCCTGAGGGCATTAAATGCAAAGAATGCTTAACCCCCTTATGCACAATGGTATGCCCGGCATTATGCCCGCCTTGATAGCGCACCACAAAGTCATAATCTTTAGCGATCCTATCAACAATTTTTCCCTTCCCCTCATCTCCCCACTGGATCCCCACAACGACATCTGCCATAAAATATTATCCTTAAAACAAAGTAGATTGGATTGTTTAAAAGCTTGTTAGAATACCAAAAAAAAGTAAAAAGCCTCTTTATAAGCCCTAAAAAGAGCTTAAAAACCTATCGTGTAATTGATATAGAACGCATACAAACGCCTGTAATCCACATCAGCCCCATTCGCTTTCAAATACCTTTGATTGATAGCCGGGATTTTCACGCCAAATTCCATCCCATGCTGAATGCTTTGAGACGCGCTCAAAAACCGGCGGTGCATGGTGCTGGCAAAATGAGCCCTTAAGCCCAAATTAAACAAAAATTGGAAATTCGTGGGAGTGGGGTATTCTTTAAACGAGTTTTCAATTTGATTCCTTAAAGAGCTATCCCAAGTGTTACCCGCTATTTGAATGCCTCCAAACACCCCCACATTCAAGGACTGATCGCTAAAAACCCTTCTAAAGATATTCCATAAAAAGTCTGTGCCAGCGCCATAAGTAAAGATATTCGCTTTAACAGCGCTGCTAAGACTGCCCAATTGCGTAAAGCCATAATCAAAGAAAGCGTAATACCGTAAGCCTATATTCCTCTTTCTCCCAAAAAATTGCTTATAGCCCATTTGAATGCCAAAGCCATTAATAACCCCATGCTGAGAGCTTGTGCCTGGCCCAAATTGGGGTAGGTATGGCTCATCGTAATTATTTAGCATTCCTCCTAGCTGTTTTAGATTCTCTTGGTAAGTAGCGATTCGATCCGAGATGGTTTTCACATCCTTTTGGAGCATTGATTGAAGCATCGATCCTGCACCACCGCTCTTATTCAAGCTTTCTGCGATCTGGCCTAGTTTTGCTGAAGAAGTGTCATTAAAAAGCTGCATTTGGGCTAAGAGTTCTTTTAAAAACACCGAATTACTATCTAGATTCACTCTTGTAAGCGCGTTTAAAAGCGCCACACTCTCCGTGGCTAAGAGACTGAATTCACTTTGAGAATTATAGAGAACTTTTATAATCCCTACATATTCAGGAACGACTCCATTATTACTGCCGTTATTATTATTGTTATTAACCAAGTTATAAAGCACATTACTCAAATACACTTGCAAGGCTTGAACGCTATAAGCGTTTTTATTCGTTTCAAAGCGTTGCTCAATTTGGGGGAGTATTTTTTTAAACTGGGTTAACTCTGCGTTGTTGTTGCCAACAGTTGTATTAGTATTGACAATTTGATTGCCTATCCCTAAAAGAGCGTCCATGGTCGTGTTTGTCGCTAAGGTTAAAAGCCCATTACCCCCTGCCATACCCACGCCCACTTGGCGGAAATCATCAATGACATTATTCCTTAAGGTGCTGCCTTTGTTATTGATATTTTGTTGCGCGCCGCCGATTTGATAGCCCACTCCCATGTAAAAGCCATCGTCTTCAGCTAACGCCATGCTTAAAGGAAGGCTAAAAAGCAGAGCGGTTTTTAAAAGCCCCTTTTTAAGCGCGTGGTATTGACTATAACCTTTTTCCATTCTTGTATTCTTTATCTCTTTTGTATTGGTGTTTTTCATCAAGAGCCTTCCTTAAAAACCGACTGAATAGCCCACATAGAAGCTAAAATTCCTCATATAGCTCGCGCTTGAGCCTTGGGTTGCAAAATATTTATGAGCGATAACAGGGATTTTCACCCCAAATTCTATCCCTTGGTCTAGCTTGTGCTTATTGAAATGGGTTTTTGCAAAGTTGGTGCGCAAGCCCAAATCAAACAAGAATTGGAACGAACTGGACTTGACATCAGGCCTTTGCCCGCTCAACAAGTTCGTTACATTAGTACTCCAAGTTTGCCCTGCAATTTGAGCACCAAAGAAAAGACCGATCGCAGTCCTTTCCCTTCTTCTGGAGCGTTCAAAGAAATTGTATAAAAAATCCGTTCCTACCCCATAAGTAACAAGATTCGCTCCCACTTTTAAATTCGTATCGCCAAAATTCGCATAGCCGTAATCTAAAAACCCGTAATACCTTAAGCCAATATTTTTCTTATGGGTGAAAAATTGTTTATAACCCATCTTAGCCCCAAAGCCGTTCATGCTCGCTGACTGGTAATCTTTGAGCGAAAAGAGGTTAGGGATATAAGAAATCTTATAAAGAGAACTAGCCGAATATTCAAACTGATTCAAGCTCGTATTGATGATGCCTATGACTCTGTCTAGCCCTTTCTTATAGATAAGCTGACTCCCAGTAAAACAAGGCGATGCACTGCTACAAATATTTTTTTCAATAAAACTCCCTAACCCCAAAGTCTCACGATCTAAAGAAATCCCGCTCTTGATCAAAGCGTTGAGTTCGCCAACCGTAGAATTAGCCCCTATCAAGCCCGTTTGCGAAGAAAAATTTTGCATGCCTGTGGCAATATCGCCCACACTCACGCCATTATACGCTCCATTAGTCCCGTCCGCGCCTAAAAGCATGACTTTCACAATGTTTTCGTATAGCTGTCTGTTATTGTTTTGTTGGATTTTGCTCAAATCCACTTGCCCTAAAGCTAAAACGATGTTTTGAGCCACTGAGAGCATGCTATCAGTGATACCGATTTGCTCTTTCCCTACATCCACCACCAAAGGCTTAATGACACCCTGATTAGCGTATTGTTGGGATAGATCTAATAGTTTTCCTAAAATCCCTAGAGATTGCTCTAAATTGACTAAGGCTTGGTTTGGTTGTGCGTTTTGCTGTGATGCTTGCGCATTGCCTTTCATGCTTTCACTCAAAAGAGTTTTTGTTTTATTCCCTAAAATATCCAAGTAGTAGGATAAGGGAATGGCAGAAGTTTGCAACCTCACAGCCCCATCTCTAATCAACTGCTTTAATTCTTGCGCTTGAGTGAAGCCTGGATTTTTCAATTCCTGTCTGGCCAAACTCGTTTGATAATCTATGACAAAAAACGCCCCATCTTCTTCAGCGTTACACAAAGACATGCTCGCTAGTAAGGAAAGAGCGATCGTTTTTTTAAAGGAGTGGTTTTTCAAAAATATCCTTTTTGCTTTGGCTTTGATAAGTGATTTTACTTAATCCATAAAAGAAACTTTCTAATTTTAAGATAATCATTCTTAATTTGCTATTAAGCGTTTCAAAAAAGCATCAAATTGACATCTTTTAAGCAAAATGTTATAATGATCGCTTAATTTTATTGGGGTGTTAGCTCAGTTGGGAGAGCACAACGCTGGCAGCGTTGAGGTCAGGGGTTCGAACCCCCTACACTCCACCATTATTATTACGCTTATCCTCTTTCTTTATGGATCAAACCCATTTTCTTGCTAGTATTACCCATAATTAATTATAATCTTAGGAATTGTTTTTCATCAAGGGAGTTTGAGCGTGAGCAGTTTGTTTAAAATGCGCATTCTTAGTTTTAAAAAGAATAAGCGGGCGGTGTTTTCACTCTATCTTTTTATCGCTTTATTAGCGCTTTCTCTTTTAGCCCCCTTATGGGTCAATGATCGCCCCTTATTCATCTATAAAGATAATAAGGCGTATTTCCCTATGTTTAAAAACTATGCGGAAGTGGAGTTTGGAGGCGATTTTTTCACCCCTACGGACTATAACGATCCTTATGTGCAAAACACGCTTTTAAAAGACGCTTTCATCATCCATGCGCTCATCCCTTATAACTACGATACGATCATTATGGATTTAGACTCGCCTGCCCCCACCCCCCCAAGCTTCAAGCACCTTTTAGGCACAGATGATCAAGCCAGAGATGTGTTAGCCAGACTGGTTTATGGCTATCGTGTTTCGTTAGTGTTTGGGATTTTACTCACCCTTTTTAGCGTTCTTATTGGCGTGAGTTTGGGAGCGTTTCAGGGGTATTATGGAGGCTTAATTGATTTAGTGGGGCAAAGGTTGAGCGAGATTTGGAGTGCGATCCCTATGCTTTTTTTACTCATTGTGATTTCTAGTGCATTTAATTCTAATTTCTGGATCATTTTATTTTTAGTCTTGCTCTTTAGTTGGATGGGGCTTTCTCAAGTCGTGCGCACGGAGTTTTTAAAAGCAAGGAACATGGACTACACCAAAGCCGCTAGAGCGCTTGGGGTGAATGATTTAAAAATCATTTTCTACCATGTTTTACCCAACGCTTTAGTGGCAACAATCACTTATGTGCCGTTTTTAATGGCGGCTAGTATTTCTACTTTAGTGTCTTTGGATTTCTTAGGTTTTGGCATGCCTATAGGGAGTGCGAGTTTGGGCGAATTAGTCAATCAAGGCAAGGATAATCTCACCACGCCCCATTTAGCCATCGTTGCGTTTGTAGCCATTAGCTTGTTGCTTTCTGTTTTGGTGTTCATTGGCGAAGGGGTGCGCGATGCTTTCAACGCTAACATGCTCAAATAAGGGGGTTACATGCTAGAAATCAAAAACTTGA
It encodes:
- the hopF gene encoding Hop family outer membrane protein HopF, coding for MKNHSFKKTIALSLLASMSLCNAEEDGAFFVIDYQTSLARQELKNPGFTQAQELKQLIRDGAVRLQTSAIPLSYYLDILGNKTKTLLSESMKGNAQASQQNAQPNQALVNLEQSLGILGKLLDLSQQYANQGVIKPLVVDVGKEQIGITDSMLSVAQNIVLALGQVDLSKIQQNNNRQLYENIVKVMLLGADGTNGAYNGVSVGDIATGMQNFSSQTGLIGANSTVGELNALIKSGISLDRETLGLGSFIEKNICSSASPCFTGSQLIYKKGLDRVIGIINTSLNQFEYSASSLYKISYIPNLFSLKDYQSASMNGFGAKMGYKQFFTHKKNIGLRYYGFLDYGYANFGDTNLKVGANLVTYGVGTDFLYNFFERSRRRERTAIGLFFGAQIAGQTWSTNVTNLLSGQRPDVKSSSFQFLFDLGLRTNFAKTHFNKHKLDQGIEFGVKIPVIAHKYFATQGSSASYMRNFSFYVGYSVGF
- a CDS encoding ABC transporter permease; translation: MSVSSLFKMRILSFKKNKRAVFSLYLFIALLALSLLAPLWVNDRPLFIYKDNKAYFPMFKNYAEVEFGGDFFTPTDYNDPYVQNTLLKDAFIIHALIPYNYDTIIMDLDSPAPTPPSFKHLLGTDDQARDVLARLVYGYRVSLVFGILLTLFSVLIGVSLGAFQGYYGGLIDLVGQRLSEIWSAIPMLFLLIVISSAFNSNFWIILFLVLLFSWMGLSQVVRTEFLKARNMDYTKAARALGVNDLKIIFYHVLPNALVATITYVPFLMAASISTLVSLDFLGFGMPIGSASLGELVNQGKDNLTTPHLAIVAFVAISLLLSVLVFIGEGVRDAFNANMLK
- the purA gene encoding adenylosuccinate synthase, translated to MADVVVGIQWGDEGKGKIVDRIAKDYDFVVRYQGGHNAGHTIVHKGVKHSLHLMPSGVLYPKCKNIISSAVVVSVKDLCEEISAFEDLENRLFISDRAHVILPYHAKKDAFKEKSQNIGTTKKGIGPCYEDKMARSGIRMGDLLDDKILEEKLNAHFKAIEPFKEAYDLGEDYEKDLREYFKTYVPKICPFIKDTTSMLIEANQKGEKILLEGAQGTLLDIDLGTYPFVTSSNTTSASACVSTGLNPKAINEVIGITKAYSTRVGNGPFPSEDSTPMGDHLRTKGAEFGTTTKRPRRCGWLDLVALKYACALNGCTQLALMKLDVLDGIDAIKVCVAYERKGERLEAFPSDLKDCVPIYQTFKGWEKSVGVRKLDDLEPNAREYVRFIEKEVGVKIGLISTSPEREDTIFL
- the hopG gene encoding Hop family outer membrane protein HopG codes for the protein MKNTNTKEIKNTRMEKGYSQYHALKKGLLKTALLFSLPLSMALAEDDGFYMGVGYQIGGAQQNINNKGSTLRNNVIDDFRQVGVGMAGGNGLLTLATNTTMDALLGIGNQIVNTNTTVGNNNAELTQFKKILPQIEQRFETNKNAYSVQALQVYLSNVLYNLVNNNNNNGSNNGVVPEYVGIIKVLYNSQSEFSLLATESVALLNALTRVNLDSNSVFLKELLAQMQLFNDTSSAKLGQIAESLNKSGGAGSMLQSMLQKDVKTISDRIATYQENLKQLGGMLNNYDEPYLPQFGPGTSSQHGVINGFGIQMGYKQFFGRKRNIGLRYYAFFDYGFTQLGSLSSAVKANIFTYGAGTDFLWNIFRRVFSDQSLNVGVFGGIQIAGNTWDSSLRNQIENSFKEYPTPTNFQFLFNLGLRAHFASTMHRRFLSASQSIQHGMEFGVKIPAINQRYLKANGADVDYRRLYAFYINYTIGF